A single genomic interval of Deltaproteobacteria bacterium harbors:
- a CDS encoding S41 family peptidase: MKKIILQLLLICSISVPPLAHAIPSKLYEPLSLFAKILYLVESDYVEPVDEQKLIEGAIQGMLNSLDPHSIYLSPEYFKELQVDTTGKFGGIGIELGSKNNILTVVSPIEDTPAFRSGIKAGDKIIRINGKSTKNMPIQEAVRLLRGPQGSKITLTIYREGAPDFKEIHITREIIRIKSVKFEKLENGIGLIRLVAFQTDTTSELKRALNELKTRDSDFKGLILDLRNNPGGLLEQAVQVSDLFLTSGVIVSTKGRRQPEEVHAAVAEDTEPHYPIVILINKGSASASEILAGALQDHKRATIIGETSFGKGSVQTVIELEGQRGLKLTIAKYYTPSGKSIHGIGIKPNFYVTNPKEFEQAVETQPQTKLDQQRLAAIAYLTTHKIPREWVSKAPKGKKNHDDNGE; encoded by the coding sequence ATGAAAAAAATCATTCTTCAATTGTTATTAATTTGTTCTATTAGCGTTCCCCCTTTAGCCCACGCTATTCCCTCTAAACTCTACGAGCCACTCTCTCTCTTCGCCAAAATTTTATATTTAGTCGAGAGCGATTATGTTGAACCCGTCGATGAGCAAAAGCTCATCGAGGGTGCCATTCAAGGCATGCTCAACTCCCTCGATCCACATTCAATTTATTTATCTCCGGAATACTTTAAAGAACTACAAGTCGATACCACAGGAAAGTTTGGTGGTATTGGCATTGAGCTGGGTAGCAAAAATAATATTTTAACAGTCGTTTCCCCCATTGAAGATACTCCAGCCTTCCGTTCGGGGATTAAAGCAGGTGACAAAATTATTCGCATTAACGGCAAGAGCACCAAAAATATGCCCATTCAAGAGGCCGTGCGTTTGTTGCGAGGGCCGCAGGGTTCCAAGATTACTTTAACCATTTATCGCGAAGGCGCCCCCGACTTCAAAGAAATCCACATTACCCGCGAAATTATTCGCATTAAAAGCGTCAAGTTTGAAAAATTGGAAAATGGGATTGGATTGATTCGTTTGGTGGCCTTTCAAACCGATACAACTTCTGAACTCAAGCGGGCCTTAAATGAACTCAAAACGCGAGATAGTGATTTTAAAGGATTGATTTTAGATTTGCGCAACAACCCAGGCGGTCTTTTAGAACAGGCCGTACAAGTGTCCGATTTATTTTTAACCTCAGGCGTTATTGTTTCAACCAAGGGTAGGCGACAACCCGAAGAAGTGCATGCTGCGGTGGCCGAAGATACTGAGCCCCATTATCCCATCGTGATTTTGATCAACAAAGGTTCAGCCTCGGCCTCTGAAATTTTGGCTGGGGCCTTGCAAGACCACAAACGAGCGACCATCATTGGCGAAACTTCTTTTGGTAAGGGGAGTGTGCAAACGGTCATTGAGTTGGAAGGTCAACGTGGTTTGAAACTCACCATCGCTAAATATTATACCCCCAGCGGCAAATCGATTCATGGCATAGGCATCAAGCCTAATTTTTATGTCACCAATCCTAAAGAATTTGAACAAGCCGTAGAAACCCAACCCCAAACTAAGTTAGACCAGCAACGCCTTGCCGCCATTGCCTATCTTACAACTCACAAAATTCCCAGAGAATGGGTGAGCAAAGCCCCCAAAGGCAAGAAGAATCACGACGATAATGGTGAGTAG
- a CDS encoding transketolase family protein, with the protein MEIATRDAYGKTLAEIGAEDPRIIVLDADLSCSTKTQIFAQKFPERFFNMGVAEQDMMGTAAGLALAGKIPFASTFAVFATGRAWEVVRNSIAYPKLNVKICASHAGLTVGEDGASHQAIADVALMRAIPNMTVLVPSDGPETEAMIRKIVDYPGPVYVRLGRAKVPVIHEGGCDFSIGKGQVLREGKDFAIVATGLMVAYALQVAKNLSQRGIEATVVNMSTIKPIDEALLKQLAQKFSLLVTVEEHSIIGGLGSAVAETLSEVQPVKIKRIGVRDQFGQSGTYQDVLHYYQLDPEGIEKQILAVL; encoded by the coding sequence ATGGAAATCGCAACCCGCGACGCCTATGGCAAAACATTAGCTGAAATTGGGGCAGAAGATCCGCGGATTATTGTGCTCGATGCTGATTTGTCTTGTTCCACCAAAACACAAATCTTTGCGCAAAAATTTCCCGAACGTTTTTTTAATATGGGGGTGGCTGAGCAAGACATGATGGGCACGGCAGCCGGGTTAGCCCTAGCTGGCAAAATTCCCTTTGCCTCAACCTTTGCGGTCTTTGCAACCGGGCGGGCTTGGGAAGTCGTGCGTAATTCAATCGCTTACCCTAAGTTAAATGTAAAAATTTGTGCTTCACATGCTGGCCTAACGGTGGGTGAAGATGGGGCGAGCCATCAAGCCATTGCTGATGTGGCTCTCATGCGCGCCATCCCTAATATGACTGTCTTAGTTCCATCGGATGGCCCTGAAACCGAAGCCATGATTCGAAAGATCGTTGATTATCCCGGGCCTGTGTATGTGCGCTTAGGCCGAGCCAAAGTGCCCGTGATTCATGAAGGGGGTTGCGATTTTTCCATTGGCAAGGGTCAAGTGTTGCGGGAGGGCAAAGATTTTGCCATAGTAGCAACGGGTTTAATGGTGGCCTATGCCTTGCAAGTGGCTAAAAATTTAAGTCAGCGGGGCATTGAAGCAACGGTGGTGAACATGTCAACCATCAAACCCATCGATGAAGCGTTACTAAAACAATTGGCCCAAAAATTTTCTTTGTTGGTGACCGTAGAAGAACATTCGATTATCGGTGGTTTAGGCTCAGCTGTAGCTGAAACACTCTCCGAAGTTCAACCCGTAAAAATTAAGCGTATCGGAGTGCGTGATCAATTTGGTCAATCAGGCACTTATCAAGATGTATTGCATTATTATCAACTAGATCCCGAAGGAATTGAAAAACAAATTTTAGCGGTCTTATGA
- a CDS encoding undecaprenyl-diphosphate phosphatase: protein MTPFHAILLGIIQGLSEFLPISSSGHLILLPWVLHFEDPGLTFDVALHFGTLLALLLYFYKDWWRLGQAWVRSLKKNPKNYGYEEKMIWYLILSTIPGVIGGLCLEDYAETIFRSPILIATQLALAGILLAVIDRYLPQSRTMKDMKLKDGLLIGTAQVLALIPGTSRSGITITMARGLKIDRVSAARFSFLLSTPITAGAVVLKLKDFHPDFNATLAIIMSALSGMLAIKYLLYFIQKYSYRIFAYYRVVIAVLILIGVFVFGK from the coding sequence ATGACTCCTTTTCATGCCATTTTACTGGGAATTATCCAGGGTTTGAGTGAATTTTTACCTATTTCGAGTTCGGGGCACTTAATTTTATTGCCCTGGGTATTGCACTTTGAAGATCCGGGGCTCACCTTTGATGTCGCTCTGCACTTTGGAACCTTGCTGGCTTTGCTGCTCTATTTTTATAAAGATTGGTGGAGATTAGGCCAGGCCTGGGTGCGTTCTCTTAAAAAAAATCCTAAAAATTATGGCTACGAAGAAAAGATGATTTGGTATCTTATTCTTTCTACTATTCCAGGGGTCATTGGGGGATTATGTTTAGAAGATTATGCTGAAACGATTTTCCGCAGCCCCATCCTCATTGCTACCCAATTAGCTCTAGCCGGCATTTTGCTCGCGGTAATCGATCGCTACTTGCCGCAATCGAGAACAATGAAAGATATGAAATTGAAAGATGGCCTCTTGATCGGTACTGCACAAGTGCTAGCCTTAATCCCAGGGACAAGCCGATCGGGCATTACCATCACTATGGCACGGGGGTTAAAAATTGATCGGGTTTCGGCAGCTCGGTTTTCTTTTTTACTCTCTACCCCCATCACCGCTGGCGCGGTGGTATTGAAGCTCAAAGACTTTCACCCCGATTTTAATGCCACGCTTGCCATTATCATGAGTGCGTTATCAGGCATGTTGGCAATTAAGTATCTACTTTATTTTATACAGAAATATTCTTATCGGATCTTTGCGTATTATCGGGTGGTGATTGCGGTGCTTATCTTGATTGGTGTGTTTGTATTTGGAAAATGA
- a CDS encoding DUF1343 domain-containing protein, with protein MILTGLDRLLKQFPKLLPGKRVGLLCHPASINKKLFSAIEVLKAAHINVVRLFGPEHGLHGEAQDMEGVESCEVKSLYGKDLASLRPKKEWLEDLDVLVVDLQDVGSRYYTFIYTMAFCMEVASLTQTQVCVLDRPNPINGHHLEGNLIKPGYHSFVGAYNLPNRHGMTIGELAQFFNTEIASAGLPRNDKKCELTVIPMKGWHRRRYFDELDYPWVAPSPNMPTVDTAVVYPGMCLLEGTEISEGRGTTLPFQIFGAPFIDPQKLVNRLNEFRLPSVKFRPAFFKPQFQKHAGVVCGGAQIHVTRRRSFLPLLTGMAVIKAIHDLWPKNFAWRVGAYEFVEDKPAIDLLMGGLEFREQIERGATLKEMCAGFGEEIEKFKAVRKKYLLY; from the coding sequence ATGATCCTCACCGGCCTTGATCGTTTGTTGAAACAATTTCCAAAATTACTCCCTGGCAAACGAGTGGGATTGCTTTGTCACCCAGCCTCGATCAATAAAAAACTCTTTTCCGCCATCGAAGTTTTGAAAGCCGCACATATTAATGTGGTGCGATTATTTGGCCCTGAACATGGCCTGCATGGTGAAGCCCAAGACATGGAAGGGGTGGAAAGTTGTGAAGTCAAAAGTTTGTATGGCAAAGATTTAGCTTCGTTGCGGCCCAAAAAAGAATGGTTAGAAGATTTAGATGTTTTAGTGGTTGACCTGCAAGATGTTGGCTCACGGTATTACACCTTTATTTACACCATGGCCTTTTGCATGGAAGTGGCGAGCCTTACCCAAACGCAGGTGTGTGTGTTGGATCGGCCTAATCCCATCAACGGGCATCATCTAGAAGGTAATTTAATTAAACCTGGTTATCATTCTTTTGTCGGGGCCTATAACCTGCCAAACCGGCATGGAATGACGATTGGAGAGCTGGCACAATTTTTTAATACTGAGATTGCTTCGGCGGGCTTGCCTCGCAATGACAAGAAATGTGAATTAACCGTAATACCCATGAAGGGTTGGCATCGGCGCCGTTATTTTGATGAATTAGATTATCCCTGGGTGGCGCCCAGCCCTAACATGCCCACAGTAGACACCGCCGTGGTGTATCCAGGCATGTGTTTATTAGAAGGCACCGAAATTTCAGAAGGCCGAGGCACCACGCTGCCCTTTCAAATTTTTGGTGCACCTTTTATCGACCCACAAAAGTTAGTGAATCGGCTTAACGAATTTCGATTACCTAGTGTAAAATTTCGACCGGCTTTTTTTAAACCTCAATTTCAAAAACATGCAGGTGTCGTTTGTGGTGGCGCACAAATCCATGTGACACGGCGCCGTTCATTTTTGCCTTTGCTAACCGGGATGGCGGTTATTAAAGCCATTCATGATTTGTGGCCCAAAAATTTTGCCTGGCGCGTAGGAGCCTATGAATTTGTCGAAGATAAACCAGCGATTGATTTGTTAATGGGGGGGCTTGAGTTTCGTGAACAAATTGAACGAGGGGCTACGTTGAAGGAGATGTGTGCGGGGTTTGGAGAAGAAATTGAAAAGTTTAAAGCTGTTCGGAAGAAATATTTACTTTATTAA
- a CDS encoding DUF971 domain-containing protein, with translation MVSSDIVNPKKITRENYSLKIEWADGHQSELTVSYLRRKCPCAQCKQLRGASHDGTIEIDEHLTEPIHFKSYQRVGHYALQFEFSDGHKDGIFSFDYLRKLCICDHCHPREGGDP, from the coding sequence ATGGTGAGTAGTGACATTGTGAACCCTAAAAAGATCACACGAGAAAATTATTCATTAAAAATCGAATGGGCCGATGGGCATCAAAGTGAATTAACGGTGAGTTACCTGCGCCGCAAGTGCCCATGCGCTCAATGTAAGCAACTGCGTGGAGCATCTCATGATGGTACCATCGAAATAGACGAACATTTAACAGAACCAATCCATTTCAAATCTTATCAACGCGTAGGCCATTACGCCTTGCAGTTTGAATTTTCCGATGGGCATAAAGATGGGATTTTTAGTTTCGACTATCTGCGCAAGCTTTGCATCTGCGATCACTGTCATCCCCGCGAAGGCGGGGACCCATGA